A region of Flavobacterium album DNA encodes the following proteins:
- a CDS encoding ExbD/TolR family protein yields the protein MRVRRNKRFHAEIAASALSDIMFFLLLFFLIISTLANPNVIKLMLPKARTTATTDKAHTSVSVLVMEDETKQYFIDKVPVTYEELESKLAEQVQKTGDNTVIVRFPYNCLAQDMVDLLQVGERLKLKFVIAVSKQ from the coding sequence ATGAGGGTAAGGAGAAATAAACGTTTCCATGCAGAGATCGCGGCGTCAGCGCTTAGCGATATCATGTTCTTTTTGCTCCTGTTCTTCCTTATCATATCTACGCTTGCCAACCCGAACGTTATAAAGCTGATGCTGCCCAAGGCGCGCACAACGGCTACTACCGATAAGGCGCACACCAGCGTATCGGTGCTTGTGATGGAAGATGAAACGAAGCAATATTTTATAGATAAAGTGCCGGTAACCTACGAAGAGCTGGAAAGCAAGCTTGCCGAGCAGGTACAGAAAACGGGCGACAATACCGTTATCGTGCGTTTTCCTTACAACTGCCTGGCACAGGATATGGTAGACCTGCTGCAGGTAGGCGAGCGCCTGAAGCTGAAATTTGTGATCGCTGTATCTAAACAGTAA
- a CDS encoding HAD family hydrolase codes for MNIKVIAFDADDTLWVNEPFFQETEKKFYQLMEAYLPAHSVAKELFKVEVANLDIYGYGIKAYILSMIEAALHISDKTLSIDAVEKILEYGKEMLDKPIELIDGVEDTLGALYGKYKLVVATKGDLKDQHKKLHESGLGHYFHHIEVMSDKQQLDYSKMLKRLEIEPSEFLMVGNSLKSDVLPVLQIGGHGFHVPFHTTWAHEQIDHTIEHDNFRQLEKITELLSLLNL; via the coding sequence ATGAACATTAAAGTTATTGCCTTCGATGCCGATGATACCCTTTGGGTAAACGAACCTTTTTTCCAGGAAACAGAGAAGAAATTTTACCAACTGATGGAAGCTTACCTTCCGGCGCACAGCGTCGCTAAGGAGCTTTTTAAGGTTGAGGTGGCCAATCTTGATATTTACGGTTACGGGATCAAGGCCTATATCCTGAGCATGATTGAGGCCGCCCTGCACATATCCGATAAGACACTTAGTATCGATGCTGTTGAAAAGATATTGGAATACGGTAAGGAAATGCTCGACAAACCTATCGAGCTTATTGATGGGGTAGAGGATACCCTCGGGGCGCTGTATGGCAAATATAAACTGGTGGTGGCTACCAAGGGCGACCTGAAAGACCAGCATAAAAAACTCCATGAATCGGGACTGGGGCATTATTTCCACCATATAGAAGTGATGTCTGACAAGCAGCAGCTGGATTATTCAAAGATGCTGAAACGTCTGGAGATAGAGCCTTCGGAATTCCTGATGGTAGGCAATTCACTAAAGTCGGATGTACTGCCGGTGCTGCAGATAGGCGGGCACGGGTTCCACGTCCCCTTCCATACTACATGGGCGCACGAGCAGATAGACCATACTATTGAGCATGACAACTTCCGGCAGCTGGAAAAGATAACGGAATTGCTTTCGTTATTGAATTTATAA
- a CDS encoding YdeI/OmpD-associated family protein yields MEPHFFKTQADFRKWLDKNSEKETELLVGFYKTNSGKPSMTWPESVDQALCFGWIDGVRKSLGEESYTIRFTPRKPTSIWSAVNIKKMEDLQKKGLVKPAGMAAFEKRKEHKSKIYSYEQEEHAGLPEAMEKEFRANKQAWDFFMDQAAWYRKQMLYRITSAKQEKTQQSRFEKLLNASIEGKRIP; encoded by the coding sequence ATGGAACCCCACTTCTTCAAAACACAGGCCGACTTCCGCAAATGGCTTGACAAGAATTCCGAAAAGGAAACCGAGCTGCTGGTAGGCTTCTACAAAACCAACAGCGGCAAGCCAAGCATGACGTGGCCCGAATCGGTAGACCAGGCATTGTGCTTTGGCTGGATAGACGGTGTGCGGAAATCGCTGGGCGAAGAAAGCTATACTATCCGGTTTACGCCCCGCAAGCCCACCAGTATCTGGAGTGCCGTGAACATCAAAAAGATGGAGGACCTTCAAAAGAAAGGACTTGTGAAGCCTGCCGGAATGGCTGCTTTCGAAAAGAGGAAGGAACATAAGTCCAAAATTTATTCTTACGAACAGGAGGAACATGCGGGCCTTCCGGAGGCAATGGAAAAGGAATTCAGGGCCAATAAACAGGCATGGGATTTTTTTATGGACCAGGCAGCCTGGTACCGGAAACAAATGCTTTACCGTATCACATCGGCAAAGCAGGAAAAGACACAGCAATCGCGTTTCGAAAAGCTGCTGAACGCAAGCATAGAGGGAAAACGCATTCCGTAA
- a CDS encoding lytic transglycosylase domain-containing protein, giving the protein MKLIEKTGVIASVLLVSGMLINGMPEKKAAKKTEVKKEFRFPDRIDFAGELTPLNISDVRERFDKELLINANLDATTRLIIKRANRVFPVMEPILKKNGVPDDFKYLAVIESGLVNVVSPAGARGYWQFMPDTGKERGLEINDVVDERYHLEKSTEAACKYLLDAKAKFGSWTLAAASYNGGFGGVNKQITFQGVNNYYDLLLTEETSRYVFRILALKEIMQNPALYNFDLMQEELYPVIPVRKVEVTASIPDLATFAKEQGINYKVLKIHNPWLRDRKLDVAAGKKYVIEIPTKGY; this is encoded by the coding sequence ATGAAACTGATCGAAAAAACCGGCGTTATAGCCTCAGTACTATTGGTAAGCGGAATGCTGATCAACGGTATGCCTGAAAAAAAGGCTGCCAAAAAAACCGAAGTAAAAAAGGAATTCCGTTTTCCTGACCGCATTGATTTTGCAGGAGAGCTTACACCTCTCAATATATCGGATGTACGGGAACGTTTTGATAAGGAGCTTCTTATCAATGCCAACCTCGACGCTACTACAAGGCTTATTATAAAGCGGGCTAACCGCGTATTCCCGGTAATGGAGCCGATCCTGAAAAAAAACGGCGTACCAGATGATTTTAAATACCTTGCCGTGATCGAAAGCGGGCTCGTAAATGTGGTATCACCGGCAGGGGCGAGGGGTTACTGGCAGTTTATGCCCGATACGGGAAAGGAACGTGGCCTCGAAATCAATGATGTGGTCGACGAAAGGTACCACCTCGAAAAATCGACCGAAGCAGCATGTAAATATCTGTTGGATGCCAAGGCTAAATTCGGGTCATGGACACTGGCAGCGGCTTCTTACAATGGCGGTTTTGGCGGCGTGAACAAACAGATCACCTTCCAGGGTGTGAACAATTACTACGACCTGCTGCTGACAGAAGAAACATCGCGTTATGTATTCCGCATTTTGGCCCTAAAGGAGATTATGCAGAATCCTGCACTGTATAATTTCGACCTTATGCAGGAAGAGCTATATCCTGTAATACCAGTCCGTAAGGTTGAGGTTACGGCCTCCATACCCGACCTTGCCACATTTGCTAAAGAGCAGGGCATCAATTATAAAGTGCTGAAAATACACAACCCATGGCTGCGCGACCGTAAGCTGGATGTGGCAGCAGGCAAAAAATATGTGATCGAAATTCCGACAAAGGGGTATTAG
- a CDS encoding membrane-binding protein, whose translation MKTIRTKICIVIAALCCMVPAMAQKTFGSAKYTAMCSYYGESITGNITAYEAGDTAGKVVKDIMSVIGLKANFELRAANVPNAAAVILKNKRYILYNPKFMDNINSATGNKWAAISILAHEIGHHLNGHTLDNVGSRPQTELEADEFSGFVLRKMGASLADAQSAMSLIAKMKGSHTHPAKNDRLAYIATGWKSAGEYNPDNTDVADNSSPSPVITKQPAVAQRPVAVKQPVVVKTSQPAVKPELTKREKIQQSIMSGRNIASDAHLNSNPNGQYYLTTKGNLVQVTDENVYLIASLERSDRPGYKLMLDDKGSGSDMYIGAGGVLVNGSGKRIGYLRSR comes from the coding sequence ATGAAAACAATTAGAACAAAGATCTGTATCGTTATTGCAGCTTTGTGCTGCATGGTGCCTGCAATGGCGCAAAAAACATTCGGTTCGGCAAAATATACTGCCATGTGCAGCTATTATGGCGAGAGTATAACCGGTAATATCACAGCTTATGAAGCAGGGGATACAGCCGGAAAAGTAGTAAAGGATATAATGTCGGTCATCGGGCTCAAGGCCAATTTCGAGCTTCGTGCCGCCAATGTGCCCAATGCTGCCGCAGTAATACTCAAGAATAAAAGATACATATTGTACAATCCTAAGTTTATGGATAATATCAATTCGGCTACGGGAAACAAATGGGCTGCTATTAGTATCCTAGCGCATGAGATAGGGCACCACCTTAACGGGCACACGCTCGACAATGTGGGCAGCCGTCCGCAGACCGAGCTTGAGGCAGATGAGTTTTCCGGATTTGTGCTCAGGAAAATGGGAGCATCGCTGGCCGACGCACAATCTGCCATGTCGCTAATTGCAAAGATGAAAGGTTCGCATACACACCCTGCCAAAAACGACCGGCTTGCCTATATTGCAACAGGATGGAAAAGCGCAGGGGAATATAACCCAGACAATACCGATGTTGCCGATAACAGTTCTCCCTCGCCAGTTATTACGAAACAGCCCGCCGTAGCCCAAAGGCCTGTAGCGGTAAAACAGCCTGTAGTTGTAAAGACTTCGCAGCCTGCCGTAAAGCCTGAGCTTACCAAACGCGAGAAAATCCAGCAGAGCATCATGTCGGGCAGGAATATCGCTTCGGATGCACACCTGAATTCGAACCCCAACGGGCAATATTACCTTACTACAAAGGGTAACCTTGTACAGGTGACAGACGAAAATGTTTACCTGATCGCCAGTCTGGAAAGGTCCGACAGGCCGGGATACAAACTTATGCTGGATGATAAGGGATCAGGCAGCGATATGTATATAGGTGCCGGCGGTGTGCTGGTAAATGGTTCCGGAAAGAGAATAGGATATCTCAGGTCAAGGTAA
- a CDS encoding energy transducer TonB → MEKITKEEKESAIITICIFFAIFLPLVFVTYTVTYPDPLTVMLEGGGGGGGVTLNFGDSNDGVGANYRSELLEAASKVKAEPAPSAPSEEVVGSDDDESEAVANTKPVEKKDPRMQNAKPETDKPVTPKKTTNSALDNLLNSNNTGDGETGRAGNQGSRNGDISSGAYSGSGGSGGGRGGGQGSGDGTGTGPGSGSGSGGGSGAGRGTGVGDYQLAGRKVLTKPKPNYNCNEEGIVVVSVSVDRDGKVIAATPGARGTTNPASCLLTQAKAAALQTKFDSSSDAPEKQVGKIIYNFKLTD, encoded by the coding sequence ATGGAGAAGATAACAAAAGAGGAAAAAGAATCGGCGATAATAACGATATGCATTTTTTTTGCAATATTCCTGCCGCTGGTTTTTGTTACCTATACAGTTACGTACCCCGACCCGCTCACGGTTATGCTTGAAGGCGGTGGCGGGGGAGGAGGCGTTACCCTGAATTTTGGCGACAGCAACGATGGTGTGGGTGCCAATTACAGGAGTGAGTTGCTCGAAGCCGCGAGTAAGGTAAAGGCCGAGCCTGCCCCAAGCGCTCCTTCGGAAGAAGTAGTGGGCAGCGATGACGATGAGTCGGAAGCGGTGGCCAATACCAAGCCCGTTGAGAAAAAAGACCCACGCATGCAAAATGCCAAGCCTGAAACCGATAAGCCTGTAACACCTAAAAAAACTACTAACAGCGCACTGGATAACCTGCTTAACAGCAACAATACCGGCGATGGCGAAACCGGCAGGGCAGGCAACCAGGGCAGCAGGAACGGCGATATAAGCTCCGGTGCTTATTCCGGTTCGGGAGGAAGCGGCGGAGGCCGTGGCGGTGGACAGGGTTCTGGTGACGGAACAGGTACGGGGCCCGGCTCAGGAAGCGGTAGTGGCGGCGGAAGCGGTGCCGGCCGTGGTACAGGGGTAGGGGACTACCAGCTGGCAGGCAGGAAAGTACTTACCAAGCCAAAGCCAAATTATAATTGTAATGAGGAAGGTATAGTAGTTGTTTCCGTATCGGTAGACAGGGATGGCAAGGTAATCGCGGCAACTCCGGGAGCAAGGGGTACGACCAACCCTGCAAGCTGTTTATTGACCCAGGCAAAAGCAGCAGCCCTCCAAACGAAATTCGACAGCAGTTCTGATGCGCCTGAAAAGCAGGTGGGTAAGATCATTTACAACTTTAAGTTGACTGATTAA
- a CDS encoding DUF6526 family protein codes for MAQQSYKNHIRWYPPHHFIFYPLMMALFVFTVYQAIYDEPDRLLWGFLSAITAVIIWVAFMLRQHYALTLQNRIVIGELRYRYFVVTGQRLESLEEKLTEGQLFALRFAPDEELAALAQKAISENLSSDAIKKSIKNWKADHRRV; via the coding sequence ATGGCACAACAAAGCTACAAGAACCACATCCGGTGGTACCCGCCACACCATTTTATATTTTATCCTTTAATGATGGCGCTTTTTGTCTTCACCGTGTACCAGGCAATTTATGATGAACCTGACAGGCTGCTGTGGGGCTTCCTTTCGGCTATCACAGCTGTTATCATTTGGGTAGCCTTTATGCTGCGCCAGCATTATGCGCTTACGCTGCAAAACAGGATCGTGATAGGGGAGTTGCGCTACCGCTATTTTGTGGTAACCGGCCAGCGGCTTGAGTCGTTGGAAGAGAAGTTGACCGAAGGCCAGCTCTTTGCCCTCCGTTTCGCACCCGATGAAGAACTGGCTGCACTCGCACAGAAAGCGATCAGCGAAAACCTTTCATCCGATGCAATTAAGAAATCGATAAAAAACTGGAAAGCGGATCACAGAAGGGTTTAG
- a CDS encoding MotA/TolQ/ExbB proton channel family protein: MTNFIFLLLQDSIPAAAKDSTAAVIETKEISVNYLSLVMKGGVMVIPILLLFFFTLYVIIERAMYYKKVTRHNESLMSDVRHQITTGKIEVAQMTAAKAGTAEGNILESGISMLGRPMGEIEGMMEKATNVEIGLMERKLGWLGLAAGIAPILGFIGTIAGVIKIFYQISETADISIGSISEGLYEKMISSGLGLIVGVVAYSGYHYFNMVIDSFALRIQKQAIQFVNLITTGK, encoded by the coding sequence ATGACAAATTTCATTTTCTTATTACTACAGGATAGCATACCGGCTGCTGCCAAGGACTCTACAGCTGCGGTTATCGAAACAAAAGAAATATCAGTAAACTATTTATCGCTGGTTATGAAAGGCGGGGTGATGGTTATCCCGATATTACTGCTGTTTTTCTTTACCCTTTATGTAATTATAGAAAGGGCGATGTACTATAAAAAAGTGACAAGGCATAACGAATCGCTGATGAGCGATGTGCGCCACCAGATAACCACAGGCAAGATAGAAGTAGCCCAGATGACGGCTGCAAAAGCGGGCACTGCAGAAGGCAATATCCTTGAAAGCGGCATCTCTATGCTGGGCAGGCCAATGGGCGAGATCGAAGGGATGATGGAAAAAGCGACCAATGTAGAGATTGGCCTTATGGAAAGAAAATTGGGCTGGCTGGGACTTGCAGCCGGTATTGCGCCTATTTTGGGCTTTATCGGTACCATTGCAGGGGTTATCAAGATATTCTACCAGATATCCGAGACTGCTGATATTTCCATCGGAAGCATCTCCGAAGGCCTTTATGAAAAGATGATCAGTTCCGGCTTAGGCCTTATCGTTGGTGTGGTGGCTTATTCAGGATACCACTATTTTAATATGGTCATCGACAGCTTTGCATTACGCATACAAAAACAGGCAATACAATTCGTTAACCTAATCACGACAGGAAAATGA
- a CDS encoding TlpA family protein disulfide reductase encodes MKHILLIIALLLLPLSLFSQGDSIFFSNAIKINFKKYKKDSALAYRKGDTERGKFLFDSLVDHRLAGTTFDDYTFKKYGGGKIRLSSVEKPIVLITYASWCVPAPGEIPAINKLAQQYGKDVKFIVLFWNRRQDMRKAARKFNGRITVCYAHESYKNDAPIVASMKHTLGFPTSFYLDENLKVIDIRRDSKCLAPKKSNYNKGYAMNYDSVREGLSQLLIDRQVAKEHLAGN; translated from the coding sequence ATGAAACATATATTACTAATTATAGCGTTGTTACTTCTTCCTCTCTCACTTTTCAGCCAGGGCGACAGTATCTTTTTTTCCAATGCGATCAAGATCAATTTCAAAAAATATAAGAAAGACAGCGCGCTCGCCTATCGCAAAGGTGATACGGAAAGGGGGAAATTCCTATTCGATTCGCTTGTAGACCATCGCCTTGCGGGTACGACATTTGACGATTACACCTTCAAAAAATACGGCGGCGGCAAGATCAGGCTTTCATCTGTAGAAAAGCCGATAGTCCTTATTACTTATGCCTCATGGTGTGTACCCGCACCCGGCGAGATACCCGCCATCAATAAGTTGGCCCAGCAATACGGGAAGGATGTTAAGTTCATAGTCCTGTTCTGGAACCGCAGGCAAGACATGAGGAAAGCCGCCCGTAAGTTCAACGGCCGGATTACGGTATGCTATGCGCATGAATCGTATAAGAACGATGCGCCGATAGTAGCGTCTATGAAGCATACATTGGGATTCCCCACTTCTTTTTACCTGGACGAAAACCTCAAAGTGATCGATATACGCAGGGACAGTAAATGCCTGGCGCCTAAAAAGAGCAATTATAATAAGGGATATGCGATGAATTATGATTCAGTACGCGAGGGGCTTAGCCAATTACTGATCGACAGGCAGGTTGCGAAGGAGCATTTAGCCGGGAATTAG
- a CDS encoding YceI family protein produces the protein MATKNWTLDPAHSDIHFKIRHLFISSVTGEFKIFSGTMVTPQHDNFNGASFKLFIDAFSVDTNNRDRDEHLKSPDFFSADLFPQLEFHSTAFSPVAGDNYRLKGVLTIKGISKEIMLDVFFGGEAKDGFGINRAGFEIIGTINRNDFDIHPAGIAEVGGLVLGEEIKLHANIQFTNDTE, from the coding sequence ATGGCAACAAAAAACTGGACTCTCGACCCTGCGCATTCCGATATTCATTTCAAGATAAGGCACCTCTTCATTTCATCGGTAACGGGGGAATTCAAGATCTTCTCGGGCACTATGGTAACGCCGCAGCACGACAATTTTAATGGCGCTTCGTTTAAGCTGTTTATAGATGCCTTTAGTGTAGATACCAACAACCGTGACAGGGATGAGCACCTTAAGTCACCTGACTTTTTCAGCGCCGACCTGTTCCCGCAGCTGGAATTTCACTCAACCGCATTCAGCCCTGTTGCAGGGGATAACTACAGGCTCAAAGGTGTGCTCACGATAAAAGGTATCTCAAAAGAAATTATGCTGGATGTCTTTTTTGGAGGAGAAGCGAAAGATGGGTTCGGTATCAATCGTGCGGGTTTTGAAATCATCGGAACGATAAACCGCAACGACTTTGATATTCACCCCGCCGGTATCGCAGAGGTGGGCGGACTGGTATTGGGAGAAGAGATCAAGCTGCATGCCAATATCCAGTTTACTAACGATACGGAATAA
- a CDS encoding putative glycolipid-binding domain-containing protein, which translates to MQKSIVWEGLANDTEEHCSVNYLDNGITIRSEVEGWAEGKAVYLEYVLHLDKRWQVIQAEIDFHVSDRQHSWHLKRDEHNNWTDNTGNEHPELHGCHFIDISLTPFTNSLPVNSFHLHEGDSAEFDLVYFDILQNEVRKDRQKYTKMPNNAYLFENDGGSFSAEITFDDDGFVTDYSQLFEMLKPK; encoded by the coding sequence ATGCAAAAAAGCATCGTTTGGGAAGGGCTTGCTAATGATACCGAAGAGCATTGCTCGGTGAATTACCTGGATAACGGGATCACCATCCGTTCTGAGGTCGAAGGGTGGGCCGAAGGCAAGGCCGTATACTTAGAATATGTACTGCACCTAGATAAGCGCTGGCAGGTGATCCAGGCCGAAATAGATTTCCATGTGAGTGACCGCCAGCATTCCTGGCACCTGAAACGCGATGAGCACAACAACTGGACAGACAATACCGGCAATGAACATCCTGAACTGCATGGCTGCCATTTTATAGATATATCACTTACGCCGTTTACCAACTCGCTTCCCGTAAATTCGTTCCACCTGCACGAAGGCGACAGCGCTGAATTCGACCTGGTTTATTTCGATATATTACAGAATGAAGTACGCAAAGACCGCCAGAAATACACTAAAATGCCAAACAACGCCTACCTGTTCGAAAATGACGGTGGCAGTTTTAGTGCCGAAATAACTTTTGATGATGATGGATTTGTAACGGATTATTCGCAACTTTTCGAAATGCTCAAACCAAAGTAG
- the secDF gene encoding protein translocase subunit SecDF — translation MQNKGLIKFFAIVFALVCIYQLTFTYVAHGIQNDAKALAKGDTDKEVAYLESMKDSVVYLGYTYGEVSDKQINKGLDLEGGINVMLEISVKDILRGLANNSTNPVFNQALDKATKDRQGNQDYLDAFFIAFDAVSKGSVKLASPELFTNRIMDQAVNTEMTDAQVKAVLRKKVSEAIDSAFGVLTERIDKFGVVQPNIQKIGESGRIMLELPGAKDIDRVKKLVSSTAQLEFWEAYKVSDMQNFLMAANQALIATEKKVDAKETKTAENDSIEKLLGSKDSVNAAKKGNNPLFDKLMPGQSGPIIGVAAAKDTAKINSYLKRADIRALLTGEQRYARFAWGKPSAASGKDKKGTFVELYALKTNKDNIAPLGGNVITGANSAFDQMGKPSVEMQMSPRGAQKWEEMTGKAYREQGFIAIVLDNVVYSAPGVTTGPISGGNSQISGAFDVTETKDLANILRAGKLPAKAEIVQSEIVGPSLGQEAIDNGIMSSVVGLLLVSLWMIVYYGRAGWYANVALLVNLLFLFGFLASLGAVLTLPGIAGIVLTMGTAVDANIIIYERAKEELRSGKTLDEAVKASYSWRGAMSSITDANVTHVLTGLVLLIFGTGPVKGFATTLLIGIFTSLFTSIFIARLFLDHDIRKGNVVTFVTGMSKNWFTNFHFNFLGAKKFTYIFSSLVVIVSCVSFYVNGLDQGIDFVGGRTFQVKFEKSVSADEVKDELEKAFNEGVDVKVFGNDSQLRITTKYKVKENTVEADAEVNKKLYEGLKSHYSSDVTYEKFVNTYQGKKIGILQASKVSAVVADDIKTNSFWAVLGSMAIVFIYLMVSFRRWQYSLGAIAAVAHDVIFVLGIYSLCYKFMPFHMEMDQHFIAAILTVIGYSMNDTVIVFDRIREYIAGKTKGNFYEIVNKSINTTMSRTVNTSLTMILVLAIMFIFGGDSIRGFIFAMLVGIIVGTYSSLFIATPVLVDTMSAKDKDKIEHEHNDEIVPEKLK, via the coding sequence ATGCAGAATAAGGGACTCATTAAATTTTTCGCAATCGTATTTGCGTTAGTATGTATTTACCAGCTTACTTTTACCTATGTAGCTCATGGTATCCAGAATGATGCCAAAGCGTTAGCTAAAGGCGATACAGACAAAGAGGTAGCCTATCTTGAATCAATGAAAGATTCAGTAGTGTACCTTGGTTATACATACGGTGAAGTAAGTGATAAGCAGATAAACAAAGGACTTGACCTTGAAGGAGGTATCAACGTTATGCTTGAGATATCTGTAAAAGACATTCTTCGCGGACTTGCGAATAACTCTACAAACCCTGTTTTCAACCAGGCTTTGGACAAAGCTACCAAAGACAGGCAAGGTAACCAGGATTATCTTGATGCGTTCTTTATTGCTTTCGATGCAGTATCAAAAGGCTCTGTAAAGCTGGCTTCACCGGAACTGTTTACCAACAGGATCATGGATCAGGCAGTAAATACAGAGATGACCGATGCCCAGGTGAAAGCGGTATTAAGGAAAAAAGTTAGTGAGGCTATTGATAGTGCTTTTGGCGTATTGACCGAGCGTATCGATAAATTCGGCGTAGTACAGCCAAACATCCAGAAAATTGGTGAGTCAGGCCGTATCATGTTGGAACTTCCGGGTGCTAAGGATATCGACCGTGTTAAGAAACTTGTTTCGAGCACTGCACAGCTTGAGTTTTGGGAAGCTTACAAAGTGAGCGATATGCAAAACTTCCTTATGGCTGCCAACCAGGCCCTTATCGCAACTGAAAAGAAAGTTGATGCAAAAGAAACTAAGACAGCTGAAAACGATTCTATTGAAAAACTATTAGGAAGCAAAGACTCTGTTAATGCTGCCAAAAAAGGAAACAACCCACTATTCGATAAACTAATGCCAGGCCAGTCAGGCCCGATCATCGGTGTGGCTGCTGCAAAAGATACAGCTAAAATAAACTCTTACCTTAAAAGGGCAGACATCCGCGCTTTGCTTACAGGCGAACAGCGTTATGCACGTTTTGCATGGGGCAAGCCGTCTGCAGCCTCAGGTAAAGATAAGAAAGGTACTTTCGTTGAGCTTTATGCGCTTAAGACGAATAAAGACAATATAGCACCACTTGGAGGGAACGTTATTACAGGTGCGAACTCGGCTTTCGACCAAATGGGCAAGCCGTCGGTAGAAATGCAGATGAGCCCAAGGGGTGCCCAGAAATGGGAAGAAATGACAGGCAAAGCATACAGGGAACAGGGCTTTATCGCTATCGTTCTTGATAATGTCGTGTATTCTGCACCGGGTGTCACCACAGGTCCTATCTCAGGCGGTAACTCGCAGATATCAGGTGCATTTGATGTAACTGAAACAAAAGACTTAGCGAACATACTAAGGGCTGGTAAACTTCCTGCAAAAGCAGAAATCGTACAGTCAGAAATTGTAGGTCCGTCACTGGGCCAGGAAGCTATCGACAACGGTATTATGTCATCGGTTGTAGGTTTGCTGCTTGTATCGCTATGGATGATCGTATATTACGGAAGGGCCGGTTGGTATGCTAACGTGGCGCTTCTTGTGAACTTATTGTTCCTTTTCGGTTTCCTTGCCAGCCTTGGTGCGGTGCTAACGCTTCCGGGTATTGCGGGTATCGTACTTACCATGGGTACTGCAGTGGATGCGAACATCATCATCTACGAGCGCGCAAAAGAAGAATTGCGTTCAGGAAAAACACTTGACGAAGCCGTTAAGGCTTCCTATAGCTGGAGGGGTGCGATGTCATCTATCACAGATGCCAACGTAACGCACGTACTTACAGGTCTTGTACTATTGATATTCGGTACCGGCCCGGTTAAAGGTTTTGCCACTACACTATTGATAGGTATCTTCACCTCACTATTTACTTCTATATTCATTGCAAGGCTTTTCCTTGACCACGATATCAGGAAAGGAAATGTGGTAACATTCGTTACAGGAATGTCTAAGAACTGGTTCACCAATTTCCATTTCAACTTCCTTGGCGCTAAGAAATTTACTTACATATTCTCTTCACTTGTAGTTATAGTAAGCTGTGTGTCTTTCTATGTTAATGGCCTTGACCAGGGTATCGACTTCGTAGGAGGGCGTACATTCCAGGTGAAATTTGAGAAATCTGTTTCGGCTGACGAGGTAAAAGACGAGCTTGAAAAAGCGTTTAACGAAGGTGTTGACGTAAAAGTGTTCGGTAACGATTCTCAGCTTAGGATCACTACAAAATATAAGGTAAAAGAAAATACAGTTGAAGCCGATGCAGAAGTTAACAAAAAACTATACGAAGGCCTTAAGAGCCATTACTCAAGTGATGTAACGTATGAGAAATTCGTAAACACTTACCAGGGTAAGAAAATCGGTATCCTCCAGGCTTCCAAAGTGAGCGCTGTGGTTGCAGATGACATTAAGACCAACTCGTTCTGGGCAGTATTAGGATCTATGGCTATCGTGTTCATTTACCTTATGGTGAGCTTCAGGAGATGGCAGTACAGCCTTGGTGCAATCGCGGCGGTGGCGCACGACGTTATCTTCGTATTGGGTATCTACTCGCTATGCTACAAGTTTATGCCATTCCACATGGAAATGGACCAGCACTTTATCGCGGCTATCCTTACAGTTATCGGGTACTCGATGAATGATACCGTAATCGTATTCGACAGGATCAGGGAATACATTGCAGGTAAGACAAAAGGTAACTTCTATGAAATAGTGAACAAATCAATCAACACTACTATGTCAAGGACGGTGAATACATCACTTACCATGATTCTTGTGTTGGCGATCATGTTTATCTTCGGTGGCGATTCTATCCGCGGGTTCATCTTCGCGATGCTTGTAGGTATCATCGTAGGAACCTATTCATCGCTGTTCATTGCAACGCCGGTACTTGTTGATACAATGTCTGCTAAAGACAAAGACAAGATCGAGCACGAACACAACGACGAGATCGTTCCTGAAAAATTGAAATAA
- a CDS encoding DUF6364 family protein, giving the protein MIRFKFLGAFLSSFSYKRKNKITPLVESLTGAVNPIQDDYRKDYTEYLSKKYL; this is encoded by the coding sequence ATGATAAGATTTAAATTTTTAGGAGCTTTTTTAAGCTCCTTTTCTTATAAGCGTAAAAACAAAATAACTCCTTTGGTCGAAAGCCTTACAGGAGCTGTGAATCCAATTCAGGATGATTATAGAAAAGATTATACGGAATATCTTTCGAAAAAATATTTGTAA